One window of the Candidatus Kryptoniota bacterium genome contains the following:
- a CDS encoding glycosyl hydrolase family 18 protein, whose protein sequence is MKGRNLLVGLFILCSFLLISAAFAQEKQVAVYYPEWRIADNGYSVKDFEKSGAAKKATVIIYAFCEPSPDSTGNIEPKFMNSYSAYQQPYTSQMSIDGAADDSTQPLRGQFNQLLKMKKRHPNIKILISIGGWTGSEFISDALLTEESRERFADEIIDRYIKGNLPVARNAGGMGVAAGIFDGVDFDWEYPLAGGNEGIHHNDKDNDHLTEFYKLLRDKLNSINPAFLLTAAIPGGETYAVNYNLHADQKYLNWYNLMTYDFAGGWSARTVHHTNLLTSLSAPPGMQWSFDQSIQMIEKKFGVAPEKIVPGVAFYGRGWKDVDSTNFGLYQAAGGPAPAVGEDGFAYYPDLIRNFSSPSDCHWDKDAMAPWIYDAAGRVFWSFDDPKSISLKVHYVEAYGLGGIMCWEVSGDDSIGTLLSDVVTGAMPYRTFNASGSGKSRPHVEIAVPGPTDTLRAGTCLIINTDVSDSNGAIQKVEFFVDGNSIGYDACYPFDWVWFNLPAGKHEVVAVATDNLGNSSRSRLLTLTVNDK, encoded by the coding sequence ATGAAGGGCAGAAATCTGCTAGTCGGACTTTTCATCCTTTGTTCGTTCCTCCTGATATCCGCGGCGTTCGCACAGGAGAAACAGGTCGCGGTGTATTATCCCGAATGGCGAATCGCTGACAACGGTTACTCCGTCAAGGATTTTGAAAAGAGTGGCGCGGCAAAAAAGGCGACCGTCATTATATATGCGTTCTGTGAACCTTCCCCGGACTCAACAGGGAACATCGAACCCAAATTCATGAATTCATATTCCGCATATCAGCAACCGTACACAAGTCAGATGAGCATCGACGGTGCAGCTGACGACTCGACACAACCGCTCAGGGGTCAGTTCAATCAGCTGTTGAAAATGAAAAAGCGGCATCCGAATATAAAGATCCTCATTTCCATCGGCGGGTGGACCGGATCGGAGTTTATCTCCGATGCTCTTCTCACGGAGGAATCGAGAGAGAGATTTGCGGACGAGATAATAGACAGATACATAAAAGGAAATCTGCCCGTTGCGCGGAACGCGGGGGGAATGGGGGTCGCCGCTGGAATTTTCGATGGTGTCGATTTCGATTGGGAATACCCGCTTGCAGGTGGAAACGAAGGGATTCACCATAACGACAAAGACAATGACCATCTTACGGAGTTTTACAAGCTGCTTCGAGACAAACTGAATTCTATAAACCCTGCCTTCCTCCTCACGGCAGCAATTCCGGGAGGTGAAACTTACGCGGTGAACTACAATCTTCATGCGGACCAGAAATACCTGAACTGGTACAATCTGATGACGTATGACTTTGCGGGGGGATGGTCAGCCAGAACTGTGCACCATACAAACCTCCTGACATCACTGTCCGCTCCTCCCGGGATGCAATGGTCATTCGATCAGTCAATTCAGATGATCGAAAAGAAATTTGGCGTAGCGCCGGAAAAGATCGTACCCGGAGTTGCTTTCTACGGAAGAGGGTGGAAAGACGTCGACTCAACAAACTTTGGGCTGTACCAGGCCGCCGGCGGGCCTGCTCCTGCGGTAGGAGAAGATGGATTTGCGTATTACCCGGATCTCATTCGGAACTTTTCATCTCCCTCTGACTGTCACTGGGACAAGGACGCCATGGCGCCCTGGATATATGATGCGGCCGGAAGAGTATTCTGGTCCTTCGACGATCCGAAATCGATTTCCCTGAAAGTCCATTATGTCGAAGCGTACGGACTCGGAGGCATAATGTGCTGGGAGGTCAGTGGAGACGATTCGATTGGAACGCTTCTCAGTGACGTGGTCACAGGAGCCATGCCGTACCGCACGTTCAACGCATCGGGAAGCGGTAAGAGTCGACCACACGTTGAGATTGCCGTTCCCGGCCCGACAGACACTCTGCGCGCCGGTACGTGCCTAATTATAAACACTGATGTTTCAGACTCGAACGGAGCGATCCAGAAAGTGGAATTCTTCGTCGACGGAAATTCAATCGGCTATGACGCGTGCTATCCGTTTGACTGGGTCTGGTTCAATTTGCCGGCCGGCAAACATGAGGTAGTCGCAGTAGCAACCGACAATCTTGGGAACTCGTCTCGTTCAAGATTACTGACTTTAACCGTCAACGACAAATAA
- a CDS encoding LacI family DNA-binding transcriptional regulator, with translation MAKRRTRGRSTRRVTAESIAAQVGVSAMTVSRALNKRPNVDKKTRERILKAAKKFGYSPNHIARSLALRRTETLGVVVPEISHSFFPEVIRGIEDAAYSAGYHLILAHSAENETREKDAISTLESKRVDGLLISTAQTVKGHSVYRDAIRRGLPIVFFDRIVQNIGASCVSIDDEECSIRLTEHLIGHGYKSIAHLGGPSSVSIGRGRLNGYRKALERNGLKFRPELVVESGFHEKGGYEAMESLLQLPVRSRPDAVVAVNDPAAFGAMKAVQEHKLRIPQDIAIVGMTDDVRAELVFSPLTTIRQPAYEIGKTAAETLISEIEGKSKPGKRIIVHAELAVRKSCGCV, from the coding sequence ATGGCGAAAAGAAGAACAAGAGGAAGATCGACGAGGCGGGTGACGGCGGAATCTATCGCTGCTCAAGTGGGAGTCTCGGCAATGACCGTCTCCAGAGCATTGAACAAACGTCCGAACGTCGACAAGAAAACACGCGAACGGATTTTGAAAGCGGCGAAGAAGTTCGGTTATTCGCCGAACCATATCGCCAGGAGTCTTGCACTTCGGAGAACAGAAACTTTGGGAGTTGTCGTTCCTGAAATATCGCATTCCTTTTTCCCGGAAGTCATAAGAGGAATCGAGGATGCGGCTTATTCTGCAGGATACCACTTGATACTTGCTCACTCCGCTGAAAACGAGACACGTGAAAAGGATGCGATAAGCACACTCGAGTCCAAGAGGGTGGACGGTCTTCTCATCTCGACGGCCCAGACTGTGAAGGGACACTCTGTGTACCGTGATGCGATAAGGCGAGGACTACCCATCGTGTTCTTCGACAGGATTGTTCAGAATATCGGTGCAAGCTGTGTAAGTATCGACGATGAGGAATGCTCCATAAGGCTCACGGAGCACTTGATAGGGCACGGTTACAAATCAATTGCGCATCTCGGCGGGCCGTCGAGCGTTTCTATCGGAAGAGGAAGACTCAACGGATACCGTAAGGCGCTCGAGCGCAACGGCCTGAAGTTCAGGCCGGAACTTGTTGTCGAATCCGGTTTCCACGAAAAAGGCGGGTATGAAGCGATGGAGAGTCTGCTCCAGTTGCCGGTGAGAAGCAGGCCTGATGCGGTCGTCGCGGTAAACGATCCGGCCGCCTTTGGCGCGATGAAGGCAGTCCAGGAACATAAATTAAGGATACCTCAGGATATCGCAATCGTGGGAATGACAGACGACGTTCGCGCGGAACTTGTCTTCAGCCCGCTGACAACAATTCGTCAGCCGGCTTACGAAATAGGCAAGACCGCTGCCGAGACTTTGATTTCAGAAATTGAAGGCAAGTCCAAACCAGGGAAACGTATCATCGTGCATGCTGAACTTGCGGTGAGGAAATCCTGCGGATGCGTCTGA
- the galA gene encoding beta-galactosidase GalA — MKPFLFFAALLFVASSSAFCARQDRGQDYNLTARTPREKLLLDPGWKFHLGNAADLEKDFGFGMTATFSKAGWASGPARPEFSDSTWRTVDLPHDWAVEIPIVYMDDDNLNSHGYKPVGRRFPETSIGWYRRSISIPKSDSGNRVLIKFDGVFRDCMVWLNGFYLGRNESGYGEFNFDVTDYVEFGEKNVLVVRVDATEAEGWFYEGAGIYRHVWLIEYSPLHIPLYGTYAVSDVRENVANFKINTEVANQTGAAARVRLVSVLLDSKGNQVGSNSSAPSIVEAYAKKTVDQQIKIPNPHLWSLEDPYLYKLVQLVESDGKVADRTETSVGIRTVRFDKDNGFFLNGKHVEIQGVCCHQDHAGVGSALPDGLQIFRIKKLKEMGVNAYRTSHNPPTPELLDACDSLGMLVLDENRLLGSTPIETDQLKCLILRDRNHPSVIAWSIGNEEWRVESYPIGALIARTMKRVQEKYDPSRVCTFAADNGPDYIGVNSVVDVRGVNYIERWLEGIDRYHREHPDQPMWGSEESSAYTTRGVYRTDTVNGYVSDYDVNFPYWGGLAEKWWNIYKARPWLAGGFVWTGFDYRGEPTPYGWPDINSNFGILDMCGFPKNAFYYYESQWTDKDVLHIFPHWNWAGKEGKPIDVWCYSNCDSVELFLNGASLGRKIMPPGLHLDWSVLYSPGTLEAFAWRNGRTLTTKLETTGAPVAIRLTPDRSSIRADGEDVSVVTVTLVDSLGREVPDADNLVHFESTGAGQIIGVGNGNPSSHEADKYLDGGYQRRLFSGKCEVILESTRNPGTILLKATGDGIRAAAINVNTLSAPLEPVAAE, encoded by the coding sequence TTGAAACCGTTTCTATTCTTTGCGGCTCTTCTTTTTGTGGCATCATCAAGTGCGTTTTGCGCCCGGCAAGATCGTGGACAAGATTACAATCTCACCGCGAGGACGCCGCGCGAAAAACTCCTTCTCGATCCCGGATGGAAGTTTCATCTCGGCAATGCTGCCGATCTTGAAAAAGATTTCGGATTCGGGATGACTGCTACTTTTTCTAAAGCAGGATGGGCAAGTGGTCCGGCAAGACCGGAGTTTAGCGACTCGACCTGGCGCACTGTGGATCTTCCGCATGACTGGGCAGTGGAGATTCCCATCGTATATATGGATGACGACAATCTAAACAGTCACGGCTACAAGCCCGTCGGAAGACGGTTTCCTGAAACCTCTATAGGATGGTACAGGCGTTCAATATCTATCCCGAAGTCCGATTCGGGTAATCGAGTCCTGATCAAATTCGACGGCGTCTTCCGCGACTGTATGGTATGGCTGAACGGCTTCTACCTCGGAAGAAATGAAAGCGGATACGGGGAGTTTAACTTCGATGTGACCGATTATGTGGAATTCGGGGAAAAGAATGTCCTGGTCGTTCGCGTCGATGCAACAGAAGCCGAAGGTTGGTTCTATGAGGGCGCTGGAATTTATCGTCACGTTTGGCTGATCGAATATTCACCCCTGCATATCCCGCTATACGGCACATACGCAGTTTCGGATGTCCGTGAAAATGTCGCCAACTTTAAGATCAATACCGAGGTAGCTAACCAGACCGGAGCGGCGGCTCGAGTTCGCCTGGTTTCCGTCCTATTGGATTCAAAGGGCAACCAGGTCGGGTCGAACTCATCGGCTCCGTCGATTGTCGAAGCATACGCAAAGAAAACTGTTGACCAGCAGATCAAGATTCCCAATCCCCATCTGTGGTCACTTGAGGATCCTTACTTGTATAAACTGGTACAGCTGGTTGAATCAGACGGGAAAGTGGCCGATCGGACGGAGACATCTGTGGGAATTCGCACGGTGAGATTCGATAAGGACAACGGTTTTTTTCTAAACGGCAAGCACGTGGAAATACAGGGAGTCTGCTGCCACCAGGATCATGCAGGTGTAGGTTCTGCACTCCCCGACGGTCTGCAGATTTTCAGGATAAAGAAACTCAAAGAGATGGGGGTGAACGCATACCGGACAAGTCACAACCCACCGACGCCCGAATTGCTTGATGCCTGCGATAGTCTTGGTATGCTGGTCCTCGACGAGAACAGGCTCCTGGGAAGCACACCGATCGAAACAGACCAGCTGAAGTGTCTAATCCTTCGCGACAGGAACCATCCATCCGTCATCGCGTGGTCAATCGGTAATGAAGAGTGGAGAGTCGAGAGTTATCCGATCGGCGCTTTGATTGCCCGGACTATGAAGCGGGTGCAGGAAAAGTACGATCCGTCGAGGGTCTGCACATTCGCAGCAGATAACGGGCCGGACTATATCGGGGTGAACAGCGTCGTTGACGTCCGTGGCGTCAATTATATCGAGAGGTGGCTCGAGGGAATCGACAGGTACCATCGCGAGCACCCCGATCAGCCGATGTGGGGAAGCGAGGAGTCGAGTGCTTATACCACGCGCGGAGTCTACCGGACCGACACGGTAAATGGTTACGTAAGCGATTACGACGTCAATTTCCCGTACTGGGGAGGGCTTGCTGAGAAGTGGTGGAACATTTACAAGGCGCGCCCGTGGCTTGCGGGTGGATTTGTCTGGACCGGCTTCGACTATCGCGGGGAACCGACCCCCTATGGATGGCCGGATATTAATTCGAACTTTGGAATCCTGGACATGTGCGGGTTTCCGAAGAACGCATTTTACTACTACGAATCGCAATGGACGGACAAAGACGTGCTCCATATTTTCCCGCATTGGAACTGGGCTGGAAAGGAAGGCAAGCCGATCGATGTCTGGTGTTACAGCAACTGCGACAGCGTCGAGCTCTTCTTGAATGGCGCAAGTCTCGGAAGAAAGATAATGCCGCCGGGACTTCATCTCGACTGGAGCGTTCTGTATTCGCCGGGGACTCTCGAAGCTTTTGCATGGAGAAATGGACGGACGTTGACGACAAAACTCGAGACAACCGGTGCACCCGTCGCGATTCGGCTCACACCTGACAGGTCCTCGATCCGGGCCGACGGTGAAGACGTGTCAGTAGTTACTGTCACCTTGGTTGATTCACTCGGCCGGGAAGTTCCGGACGCGGATAACCTGGTACACTTTGAATCTACAGGTGCGGGCCAGATCATTGGAGTCGGAAACGGTAACCCGAGCAGTCATGAAGCCGACAAATATCTGGATGGCGGGTATCAACGGAGGCTATTTAGCGGAAAATGCGAAGTTATTCTTGAATCGACGCGCAATCCGGGGACGATCTTGCTCAAGGCAACCGGAGATGGAATTCGCGCGGCCGCGATCAACGTGAACACGTTGTCGGCCCCGCTCGAGCCTGTCGCTGCGGAATGA
- the galK gene encoding galactokinase: protein MKSELSHAGRVGRELKRSFGENDEMIIVRSPGRINLIGEHTDYNEGFVLPSAIDRAIYLALAPGRNHETRIKSLNFDEVISFDVSRPVRMNRSWANYLVGIVDQIAKAGKQLSGFDCVFTGDIPIGAGMSSSAAIEAGLAFALNTLFDLKIDLVKLARLAQRAENEFVGVRCGIMDQFANLMSKGDSAIQLDCRSLEYRYIPFSRDNLKFVLCDTGVKHDLASSEYNVRRLQCESGVEKIRSHVPAVHSLRDVNIAMLEEFKSEMDETVYKRCSFVLEENARLQAACTFPQNGDFVRFGEQLYKSHEGLRDKYEVTCRELDILVEAASEISGVLGARMMGGGFGGCTLNLVVESSVREFESRISEEYLKDTGINLRMFECNLVPGTSIVHD from the coding sequence ATGAAATCAGAATTAAGTCATGCCGGGAGAGTCGGTAGGGAATTAAAAAGATCTTTCGGTGAAAATGACGAAATGATTATTGTCAGATCCCCGGGAAGAATCAATCTCATCGGGGAGCACACAGATTATAATGAGGGGTTCGTGCTCCCCTCGGCGATCGATCGGGCGATCTACCTCGCACTTGCGCCGGGGAGAAATCATGAAACGAGAATCAAGTCGCTGAACTTTGACGAGGTGATCAGCTTCGATGTCTCGCGCCCGGTCAGGATGAACCGGAGTTGGGCCAATTACCTCGTGGGAATTGTCGACCAGATCGCTAAAGCCGGAAAGCAGCTCTCTGGGTTCGACTGCGTGTTCACCGGCGATATCCCGATCGGCGCAGGAATGTCGTCCTCTGCAGCAATAGAAGCTGGACTTGCATTCGCGCTCAACACACTCTTCGATTTAAAAATTGATCTTGTGAAGCTGGCAAGGCTTGCCCAGCGCGCGGAAAATGAATTTGTCGGCGTCAGATGCGGCATAATGGATCAGTTCGCGAATCTGATGAGCAAAGGAGATTCGGCCATTCAACTAGATTGCAGGAGTCTCGAGTACAGGTATATCCCGTTCTCCCGGGACAATCTAAAGTTTGTCTTATGCGATACCGGAGTGAAGCACGATCTCGCCTCATCCGAATACAATGTACGACGGCTCCAATGTGAGTCGGGCGTTGAAAAAATTCGCTCTCACGTTCCGGCAGTTCACAGCCTTCGCGATGTGAACATTGCAATGCTCGAGGAATTTAAGTCTGAAATGGACGAGACCGTCTATAAGAGATGCAGTTTCGTACTCGAAGAGAACGCCCGCCTCCAAGCTGCTTGCACATTTCCGCAAAACGGGGACTTCGTCCGCTTCGGCGAACAGCTTTACAAATCCCATGAAGGGCTGCGCGACAAATACGAGGTTACATGCAGGGAGCTCGACATCCTGGTCGAAGCGGCTTCCGAAATAAGCGGCGTGCTCGGAGCACGCATGATGGGCGGAGGATTCGGAGGCTGCACGCTGAATCTCGTCGTCGAAAGTTCAGTTCGGGAATTCGAATCGAGAATAAGTGAGGAGTATCTTAAGGACACAGGAATAAATCTGAGGATGTTCGAGTGCAATCTCGTGCCGGGCACGAGTATCGTGCACGATTGA